The following proteins come from a genomic window of Macadamia integrifolia cultivar HAES 741 chromosome 14, SCU_Mint_v3, whole genome shotgun sequence:
- the LOC122061960 gene encoding protein ABIL1-like isoform X2 gives MEQLLSKNPAMNFDEVSMERSKGFVKALQELKNLRPQLYSAAEYCEKSYLHSEQKQMVLDNLKDYAVRALVNAVDHLGTVAYKLDDIFEQQILDFTTLDLKLSCLNQKVLTCQIYTDKEGLKQQQLLTFIRRHHKHYILPKTINKKVQFSPQIETDARQKHILARPRVHPSGTPASKTLSWHLASETDSTFNGTQNALMGIKGTKATGTTLGGFQLLDAGEAVSLKSSAPHLQTTSGSSASGAVLQTFGVTRRDSLEASKQLTAFRSFDNLGRRETVRAPVRSKSMLSSLFTKHKSTKL, from the exons gaattgaagaactTACGGCCACAACTTTATTCTGCTGCTGAATATTGTGAAAAATCTTATCTTCACAGCGAGCAGAAACAAAT GGTCCTTGACAACCTGAAGGATTATGCAGTACGAGCCCTAGTAAATGCTGTCGATCACCTTGGCACTGTTGCTTACAAATTGGATGATATCTTCGAGCAACAAATATTAGATTTTACCACCTTGGATTTAAAGCTTTCATGTCTGAATCAG AAAGTTCTTACTTGCCAAATTTACACGGATAAAGAAGGTCTCAAGCAGCAGCAGTTGTTGACATTCATCCGAAGGCATCACAAGCATTATATTTTACCAA AAACAATCAACAAGAAAGTACAGTTTAGTCCACAGATAGAGACAGATGCCAGGCAAAAGCATATTCTAGCAAGGCCTCGTGTTCATCCTTCAG GCACCCCTGCATCAAAAACTCTTTCCTGGCATTTAGCCTCAGAAACAGACTCTACTTTTAATGGGACTCAAAATGCATTGATGGG CATTAAAGGCACAAAAGCTACTGGGACAACTCTGGGAGGCTTCCAGCTGTTGG ATGCTGGTGAAGCTGTCTCATTAAAATCCTCAGCACCTCATCTTCAGACAACTAGTGGATCTTCTGCTTCTGGTGCAGTTCTGCAAACATTTGGTGTCACAAGAAGG GATTCTTTGGAAGCATCCAAACAGTTGACAGCATTCAGGTCTTTTGACAACCTGGGTCGGCGTGAGACTGTACGTGCCCCTGTTCGCAGCAAAAGTATGCTATCATCATTGTTTACCAAACACAAATCAACGAAGCTGTAG